In one Nostoc sp. KVJ3 genomic region, the following are encoded:
- the rplI gene encoding 50S ribosomal protein L9: MAKRVQLVLNQDISKLGKSGDLVEVAPGYARNYLIPQKLATNATPGILKQVERRREQERLRQLELKQQALEQKESLEKVGSLTIAKPVGENEAIFGTITTQDVADAIKAATSQEVDRRGITIPDINHLGTYQAEIKLHSDVVAQVDIQVVAS, translated from the coding sequence ATGGCGAAACGCGTACAGTTAGTTTTAAATCAGGATATCAGCAAGCTAGGAAAATCCGGCGACTTAGTAGAAGTAGCTCCAGGCTATGCTCGAAATTATCTGATTCCCCAGAAATTGGCAACCAATGCCACTCCTGGTATTCTCAAGCAAGTAGAACGCCGTCGTGAGCAAGAGCGTCTACGGCAATTAGAACTCAAACAACAAGCTCTTGAGCAAAAAGAATCTTTAGAAAAAGTTGGCAGCTTGACAATTGCCAAGCCAGTTGGTGAAAACGAAGCAATTTTTGGTACTATCACCACCCAAGATGTTGCAGATGCAATTAAGGCAGCCACCAGTCAAGAAGTAGATCGGCGTGGAATTACCATTCCCGATATTAACCACCTTGGTACTTATCAAGCCGAAATTAAATTGCATTCTGATGTAGTAGCACAGGTCGATATTCAAGTCGTCGCTAGCTAA
- the dnaB gene encoding replicative DNA helicase translates to MAEELSFKGDGSDRLPPQNIEAEEAILGGILLDPEAISRVSDRLLPEAFYISAHKEIYQAAVRLHAQGKATDLLCVTSWLTDHEMLARIGGRNKLATLVDRTVSAVNIDALAGLVMDKYLRRQLIKAGNEIVHLGYETETELPTVLDQAEQKVFGVTQERPQSGLVHISDTLINNFQDIEDRNQGIALPGIPCGFYDLDAMTSGFQRSDLIIVAGRPSMGKCLSFDSEIVLADGQIITIEELYNQRHASLLTLNKDWKFTFTQPCAFVDDGIKPVFRVTTRLGRSIETTITHPYLTIRGWQRLEHLKVGDKIAVPRKIDVFGTKTIRECEVKLLAYLIGDGGLTNCNPRFTNSNPLLQADFSQAVADFGGLTVRWENSQDTRTPSLCVSGDLQFIAIQRQIFAENFKLKIQSQSLTGKDISQLVGVSPTLLCAWKQGVCVPNLETFELLCEILQLESEEFVSHGLACMSKSRKNSLTLWLEELGLWGKNAHGKTIPPIVFQLERSQISLFLNRLFATDGWATLLTSGQAQLGYGTVSEKLARQIQHLLLRFGIIASLRKRSIKYNNTRRTAWQLDITDALSIKAFIAEIGIFSKEEAIAKVTDAISLHRYQTNRDLIPLEIWSQIAAVKGNETWSSLARRAGIQGPTNMHLGKRALKRERLWILATALDNLPLQQLATSDVYWDEIVTIESVGNKQVYDLTIPETHNFVANDICVHNTAFCLNLAHNIAASYKLPVAFFSLEMSKEQLTQRLLASEAQIESSYLRTGRLSQTQWEPLSRAIGILSEMPIYIDDTPNITVTQMRSQARRLQAEVGTELGLIVIDYLQLMEGAGDNRVQELSKITRQLKGLARELSVPVIALSQLSRGVEARTNKRPMLSDLRESGSIEQDADLVIMLYRDEYYSPDTPDRGIAEVIIAKHRNGPTGTAKLLFNPQFTKFQNLKI, encoded by the coding sequence ATGGCTGAAGAACTGAGTTTTAAAGGCGATGGTAGCGATCGCCTCCCCCCACAAAATATTGAGGCCGAAGAAGCGATTTTGGGGGGTATTTTGCTAGATCCAGAAGCGATTAGTCGAGTTAGCGATCGCCTCCTTCCTGAAGCTTTTTACATTAGTGCCCACAAAGAGATTTATCAAGCGGCTGTGAGGCTCCACGCCCAAGGTAAAGCTACAGACTTGCTCTGTGTCACCAGTTGGCTAACTGACCATGAGATGCTTGCTCGTATAGGTGGCAGAAATAAATTAGCAACTCTGGTAGACCGCACAGTATCAGCCGTGAACATCGACGCTTTAGCAGGGTTGGTGATGGACAAATACCTGCGGCGACAGTTAATTAAAGCTGGCAATGAAATTGTCCATCTTGGTTACGAGACAGAAACCGAGTTACCAACTGTTTTAGACCAAGCAGAACAGAAAGTATTTGGTGTGACTCAAGAACGTCCACAATCGGGTTTAGTTCACATTTCTGATACTCTAATTAATAATTTCCAGGATATTGAAGATCGAAATCAAGGCATAGCCTTACCTGGAATTCCCTGCGGATTTTACGATTTAGATGCCATGACTAGCGGCTTTCAGCGCTCTGATTTGATTATTGTTGCGGGCCGCCCATCAATGGGAAAATGTCTCAGCTTTGATTCAGAAATAGTTTTAGCAGATGGACAAATTATCACAATTGAAGAATTATACAATCAACGTCATGCCTCATTATTGACGTTAAACAAAGACTGGAAATTTACCTTTACTCAACCCTGTGCATTTGTAGATGATGGTATCAAACCAGTTTTTCGCGTAACAACTCGCTTAGGTAGGTCTATTGAAACTACAATCACCCATCCATATTTAACTATTAGAGGCTGGCAAAGATTAGAACATTTGAAAGTGGGTGATAAAATTGCTGTCCCGCGAAAAATAGATGTATTTGGTACAAAAACTATCCGTGAATGCGAAGTAAAGTTATTAGCTTATTTAATTGGCGATGGCGGATTAACTAACTGCAATCCACGATTTACAAATAGTAATCCATTGCTGCAAGCCGATTTTTCGCAAGCAGTTGCGGATTTTGGTGGTTTAACAGTGCGTTGGGAAAATTCTCAGGATACACGCACACCATCACTTTGTGTAAGTGGAGATTTGCAATTTATTGCTATTCAAAGGCAGATTTTTGCTGAAAATTTTAAACTAAAGATTCAATCGCAGTCATTGACAGGAAAAGACATAAGTCAATTAGTTGGAGTCAGCCCTACTTTACTTTGCGCTTGGAAGCAGGGAGTGTGTGTACCAAATTTAGAGACTTTTGAGCTATTATGCGAAATTTTGCAATTAGAGTCAGAAGAGTTTGTATCTCATGGACTTGCTTGTATGAGCAAATCTCGGAAAAATTCACTGACACTTTGGTTAGAAGAATTAGGTTTGTGGGGCAAAAATGCTCATGGTAAGACTATTCCACCAATTGTTTTTCAATTAGAGCGATCGCAAATATCTTTATTTCTGAATCGTCTCTTTGCCACAGATGGATGGGCTACACTACTTACTAGCGGTCAAGCACAGTTAGGATATGGAACAGTCAGCGAGAAATTAGCAAGACAAATCCAACATCTTTTATTAAGATTTGGCATCATCGCCTCTCTGAGAAAGCGGTCTATCAAGTATAACAACACCCGCAGAACGGCGTGGCAATTAGATATAACTGATGCCTTATCTATCAAAGCTTTTATCGCCGAAATAGGTATCTTCAGTAAAGAAGAAGCAATAGCAAAAGTTACAGATGCAATATCTCTGCATAGATATCAAACTAATCGTGACTTGATACCTTTAGAGATTTGGTCACAAATAGCAGCAGTAAAAGGTAATGAAACTTGGAGTAGTTTAGCTAGACGTGCAGGGATTCAAGGGCCAACAAATATGCATCTTGGGAAACGTGCCTTAAAGCGTGAAAGACTTTGGATACTAGCCACAGCTTTAGATAATTTACCACTTCAACAGTTAGCAACCAGTGATGTTTATTGGGATGAAATAGTTACGATTGAGTCGGTGGGTAACAAGCAAGTTTATGACTTAACAATTCCAGAAACACACAATTTTGTTGCCAATGATATTTGTGTTCACAATACAGCATTTTGCTTAAACCTTGCTCATAATATCGCCGCTTCTTATAAATTACCAGTTGCTTTTTTCAGCTTGGAAATGTCCAAAGAGCAACTGACGCAACGTTTATTAGCTAGTGAAGCGCAAATTGAAAGTAGTTATTTGCGGACTGGCCGCCTTAGTCAAACCCAGTGGGAACCTTTAAGCCGTGCTATTGGTATCCTTTCGGAGATGCCAATTTATATTGACGATACGCCGAATATTACAGTTACACAAATGCGTAGTCAGGCAAGAAGACTACAAGCGGAAGTTGGAACTGAATTAGGATTAATTGTAATAGATTACTTACAATTGATGGAAGGAGCAGGTGATAATCGCGTACAAGAATTATCAAAAATTACGCGTCAACTCAAAGGTTTAGCGCGGGAATTATCTGTACCAGTTATTGCCCTATCTCAGTTGAGTCGAGGTGTGGAAGCACGCACTAATAAGCGTCCAATGTTGTCAGATTTGAGAGAATCAGGTTCGATCGAACAAGACGCGGATTTAGTAATAATGTTATACCGCGACGAATATTACTCTCCAGATACTCCCGATCGCGGTATTGCAGAAGTAATTATAGCTAAACACCGCAACGGCCCTACAGGTACTGCGAAACTTTTATTTAATCCACAGTTTACAAAGTTTCAAAATTTAAAAATTTAG